In a genomic window of Helianthus annuus cultivar XRQ/B chromosome 10, HanXRQr2.0-SUNRISE, whole genome shotgun sequence:
- the LOC110886935 gene encoding NAC domain-containing protein 75 isoform X1: MNYSINQKIQTRMNISSSDLIDAKLEEHQLCGSKHCPGCGHRLEGKPDWMGLPAGVKFDPTDQELIEHLEAKVEAKKFKSHPLIDEFIPTIEGEDGICYTHPEKLPGVTKDGLSRHFFHRPSKAYTTGTRKRRKIQTECDLQGGETRWHKTGKTRPVMVSGKQKGCKKILVLYTNFGKNRKPEKTNWVMHQYHLGQHEEEREGELVVSKIFYQTQPRQCNWSERASNNNVLSNMIPIEGATNNEISRRESRSGSGSCSSKEVNITTTTTNAHNNMDELSAVSVSAVMSSYNPMDHMQHLKGVDHFSFVPFRKSFDEVGTSNGGEASTGRDIGALGGITCDEQQPNHVTQHNPHQQHLMANFHVSRPTHPVSSLVLPTQPPHHHTSVMLDDQDSFHVSRIMDNFQQQHHHHKMGGGRSTSGLEELIMGCTPSSSTDIKEESSITNHQEADWLKYSTFWPEPDSQDHH; encoded by the exons ATGAATTATTCTATTAATCAAAAAATACAAACAAGAATGAATATCAGCAGCTCTGATCTCATTGATGCAAAGCTTGAAGAACATCAGTTATGTGGATCCAAACACTGTCCCGGATGCGGTCATCGACTTGAAGGAAAACCG GATTGGATGGGTCTACCAGCAGGAGTGAAATTTGATCCGACGGACCAAGAACTGATCGAACATCTTGAAGCCAAAGTTGAAGCCAAGAAGTTTAAATCACACCCGTTGATTGATGAATTTATCCCTACGATTGAAGGCGAAGACGGGATTTGTTATACTCATCCTGAAAAACTTCCag GAGTTACAAAAGACGGATTAAGTAGACACTTCTTCCATCGACCGTCGAAAGCTTACACCACGGGCActagaaaaagaagaaagatcCAAACCGAATGTGATCTACAAGGTGGTGAGACACGTTGGCATAAAACGGGAAAGACCCGACCGGTTATGGTTAGTGGAAAGCAAAAAGGGTGCAAGAAAATCTTGGTACTCTACACAAACTTTGGTAAAAACCGAAAACCCGAAAAGACCAATTGGGTAATGCATCAATACCACCTTGGACAACACGAGGAGGAGCGTGAAGGCGAGCTTGTGGTGTCAAAGATATTTTATCAAACTCAACCTCGACAATGCAATTGGTCTGAAAGAGCTAGTAATAACAATGTTTTATCGAATATGATCCCTATCGAGGGTGCAACTAATAACGAAATAAGCAGAAGAGAGAGTAGGAGCGGAAGTGGGAGTTGTTCTTCAAAGGAAGTTAACATAACTACCACTACAACTAATGCTCATAATAACATGGATGAACTCTCTGCAGTTAGCGTTAGTGCAGTTATGTCGAGTTACAATCCCATGGATCATATGCAACATCTAAAAGGTGTCGATCATTTTAGCTTTGTCCCGTTTCGAAAAAGCTTTGATGAG GTGGGTACTTCAAATGGAGGAGAGGCGTCAACCGGAAGGGATATAGGAGCGTTGGGAGGTATCACGTGCGATGAGCAGCAGCCGAATCACGTGACCCAACACAATCCACATCAGCAGCACCTCATGGCTAATTTCCACGTCAGCAGGCCAACTCATCCTGTTTCCAGTCTCGTCTTGCCAACTCAGCCGCCACATCATCACACCTCCGTTATGCTTGATGACCAGGACTCGTTCCATGTCTCAAGAATCATGGACAATTTTCAG CagcaacatcatcatcataaaatgGGAGGAGGGAGATCAACATCAGGATTGGAGGAACTGATAATGGGGTGCACTCCTTCATCATCAACTGATATTAAAGAA GAGTCATCCATCACAAACCACCAAGAGGCAGATTGGTTGAAGTACTCCACCTTCTGGCCTGAGCCTGACAGTCAAGATCATCATTGA
- the LOC110886935 gene encoding NAC domain-containing protein 75 isoform X2, with protein sequence MNYSINQKIQTRMNISSSDLIDAKLEEHQLCGSKHCPGCGHRLEGKPDWMGLPAGVKFDPTDQELIEHLEAKVEAKKFKSHPLIDEFIPTIEGEDGICYTHPEKLPGVTKDGLSRHFFHRPSKAYTTGTRKRRKIQTECDLQGGETRWHKTGKTRPVMVSGKQKGCKKILVLYTNFGKNRKPEKTNWVMHQYHLGQHEEEREGELVVSKIFYQTQPRQCNWSERASNNNVLSNMIPIEGATNNEISRRESRSGSGSCSSKEVNITTTTTNAHNNMDELSAVSVSAVMSSYNPMDHMQHLKGVDHFSFVPFRKSFDEVGTSNGGEASTGRDIGALGGITCDEQQPNHVTQHNPHQQHLMANFHVSRPTHPVSSLVLPTQPPHHHTSVMLDDQDSFHVSRIMDNFQQHHHHKMGGGRSTSGLEELIMGCTPSSSTDIKEESSITNHQEADWLKYSTFWPEPDSQDHH encoded by the exons ATGAATTATTCTATTAATCAAAAAATACAAACAAGAATGAATATCAGCAGCTCTGATCTCATTGATGCAAAGCTTGAAGAACATCAGTTATGTGGATCCAAACACTGTCCCGGATGCGGTCATCGACTTGAAGGAAAACCG GATTGGATGGGTCTACCAGCAGGAGTGAAATTTGATCCGACGGACCAAGAACTGATCGAACATCTTGAAGCCAAAGTTGAAGCCAAGAAGTTTAAATCACACCCGTTGATTGATGAATTTATCCCTACGATTGAAGGCGAAGACGGGATTTGTTATACTCATCCTGAAAAACTTCCag GAGTTACAAAAGACGGATTAAGTAGACACTTCTTCCATCGACCGTCGAAAGCTTACACCACGGGCActagaaaaagaagaaagatcCAAACCGAATGTGATCTACAAGGTGGTGAGACACGTTGGCATAAAACGGGAAAGACCCGACCGGTTATGGTTAGTGGAAAGCAAAAAGGGTGCAAGAAAATCTTGGTACTCTACACAAACTTTGGTAAAAACCGAAAACCCGAAAAGACCAATTGGGTAATGCATCAATACCACCTTGGACAACACGAGGAGGAGCGTGAAGGCGAGCTTGTGGTGTCAAAGATATTTTATCAAACTCAACCTCGACAATGCAATTGGTCTGAAAGAGCTAGTAATAACAATGTTTTATCGAATATGATCCCTATCGAGGGTGCAACTAATAACGAAATAAGCAGAAGAGAGAGTAGGAGCGGAAGTGGGAGTTGTTCTTCAAAGGAAGTTAACATAACTACCACTACAACTAATGCTCATAATAACATGGATGAACTCTCTGCAGTTAGCGTTAGTGCAGTTATGTCGAGTTACAATCCCATGGATCATATGCAACATCTAAAAGGTGTCGATCATTTTAGCTTTGTCCCGTTTCGAAAAAGCTTTGATGAG GTGGGTACTTCAAATGGAGGAGAGGCGTCAACCGGAAGGGATATAGGAGCGTTGGGAGGTATCACGTGCGATGAGCAGCAGCCGAATCACGTGACCCAACACAATCCACATCAGCAGCACCTCATGGCTAATTTCCACGTCAGCAGGCCAACTCATCCTGTTTCCAGTCTCGTCTTGCCAACTCAGCCGCCACATCATCACACCTCCGTTATGCTTGATGACCAGGACTCGTTCCATGTCTCAAGAATCATGGACAATTTTCAG caacatcatcatcataaaatgGGAGGAGGGAGATCAACATCAGGATTGGAGGAACTGATAATGGGGTGCACTCCTTCATCATCAACTGATATTAAAGAA GAGTCATCCATCACAAACCACCAAGAGGCAGATTGGTTGAAGTACTCCACCTTCTGGCCTGAGCCTGACAGTCAAGATCATCATTGA